The following nucleotide sequence is from Bacteroidota bacterium.
ACTCCCCATAAACCCTGCTCAAAGGCAAGCCCATTACATTATAATAACATCCGACAATTTTCTCAACACCTATATATCCTATCCATTCTTGTATTCCATAAGCACCGGCCTTGTCAAAAGGTTTGAAGGTGTTTATATAATGGTCAATTTCTACCTCGCTTAAGGGTTTAAAATATACTTCTGTTTTTTCTGCAAAAGTTATAGTTTGCTTTTCAGTTTTTAGCGTTACACCTGTATATACTTCATGCATTTCTCCGCTGAGGATTTGCAGCATTTGCCTAGCCTCTTCTATGTTTTCGGGCTTGTTCATCACTTCATTGTTTATCCAAACTATAGTATCGCAAGTCAGCAATACATCGCCAGCATTTATAGTTTTATGATAGTGGTCAGATTTTTTTTTGGATAGGTAACTGGCGATTTCTCCAGCTTTCAAATTGTCGGGAAATGATTCATCGGCATCAATAGGGTCTATAATAACTGGGTAAGCAAGTTTGGAAACCAATTCCTGCCTGCGTGGTGATTTGGATGCTAAAATAATTTGCATAGTTTATAGGATTAAAAACAACAAACTCAAAATCCCGCTCAGCATAATCAGTTTGTTCAATTTGCTGAGATATCCAAATTCACTCACTTTACGGGCCAAAATTAATTTGAATATCATATAGAACATGGGAGCTATAATAAAGAGGAGAGCATATATAAATGCTATATAATCCACATTGTCATATTGGTATTCATGCCGCTCGAAGAGTTGGTAAAAATATATAATACTTGCGGTTAGTATAACAGCGTTAAGGGTATATAGTAAATTTTTCGTTTTGTTGATTCCATAAACTACTGGAAAGGTCTTGCATTGCTGCATCCTATCACCTTTAATGTCTTCTGTGTCTTTAATAATTTCTCGGTTCAAGGTAGTGATAAATGCAAATACAGAATATGCAATTACATGGTTAAAATTGATAGTAGAATTCCAAAGATATAATATAAAAATGGTCATGCTGCAAAATACAGAAACAAATATATTTCCTATTAGCACTTGCTTTTTAAAAGTTGAGGAATATTTGATGAGTAATAAACCGATAACCAATACCAAAACTGCTAGCTTATAAGATACTACGGCCATGCTTAACACAGCAAGTACACTTATAGATATATGAATCAATATAGCATGTTTGCGTTTGATGCTCGTTCCAATAATTACCCTATCAGGTTTATTTATTTCATCAATATTTACATCCAAATAGTCATTAATAATATAGCCTGCAGCCGCCGTGAGCAAGGTAGAAAGTACGATAAGCCAAAAATGAGAATGATATAATAATTCAATACCCAATGGATATAGGCATATACCAGCCAATACTTGTGTGAACACAATGATTAGAATATTTGGCAACCGAATAAGTCTTATAAAAGACATCATTTCTGTACAGTATGGTATATTAAAAACTTGGTATCGAAATAGGGTTCATCAAAATAGTTTGCAAGTGGTATCTGTCTCACTTTTATTTTATAAGGTAATCCCTTTAATCCGTTAATTTC
It contains:
- a CDS encoding geranylgeranylglycerol-phosphate geranylgeranyltransferase, giving the protein MPNILIIVFTQVLAGICLYPLGIELLYHSHFWLIVLSTLLTAAAGYIINDYLDVNIDEINKPDRVIIGTSIKRKHAILIHISISVLAVLSMAVVSYKLAVLVLVIGLLLIKYSSTFKKQVLIGNIFVSVFCSMTIFILYLWNSTINFNHVIAYSVFAFITTLNREIIKDTEDIKGDRMQQCKTFPVVYGINKTKNLLYTLNAVILTASIIYFYQLFERHEYQYDNVDYIAFIYALLFIIAPMFYMIFKLILARKVSEFGYLSKLNKLIMLSGILSLLFLIL
- a CDS encoding Maf family nucleotide pyrophosphatase — encoded protein: MQIILASKSPRRQELVSKLAYPVIIDPIDADESFPDNLKAGEIASYLSKKKSDHYHKTINAGDVLLTCDTIVWINNEVMNKPENIEEARQMLQILSGEMHEVYTGVTLKTEKQTITFAEKTEVYFKPLSEVEIDHYINTFKPFDKAGAYGIQEWIGYIGVEKIVGCYYNVMGLPLSRVYGELRRL